The following are encoded in a window of Candidatus Nitrosotalea sinensis genomic DNA:
- a CDS encoding 30S ribosomal protein S11: MLSTQEAKEKWGIAHIFSSFNNTIVHITDVSGAETVAISSGGRHVNADRYESSPYAAMKSTAAVVEAAHDKGFTGLHIRVRAVGGVGSRVPGPGAQAAIRALARGGFKIGRIDDVTPIPHDTTRKKGGKRGRRV; this comes from the coding sequence ATGTTGTCTACACAAGAAGCTAAGGAGAAATGGGGTATTGCCCACATCTTCAGTAGTTTTAACAATACCATAGTACACATCACCGATGTTTCAGGTGCAGAGACTGTGGCAATTAGTTCCGGTGGACGACATGTTAACGCAGACAGATACGAGTCATCTCCATATGCTGCAATGAAATCAACTGCAGCAGTTGTAGAGGCAGCACATGACAAGGGCTTTACTGGTCTTCACATACGAGTAAGAGCAGTAGGCGGTGTAGGCTCACGTGTACCAGGTCCTGGCGCACAAGCAGCAATTAGAGCACTAGCAAGAGGCGGATTCAAGATTGGAAGAATTGATGATGTAACACCAATCCCTCATGATACCACTAGAAAGAAGGGTGGTAAAAGAGGAAGAAGAGTCTAG